In the Methanococcus maripaludis genome, one interval contains:
- a CDS encoding DUF2109 domain-containing protein: MESSLVTFVIGIVGIISVLKVFLTKSRALKLPILCCINFCIAALIALYIKSPMGAIAAVVYFISSTVSSNAIAHTLGELNKMDEFEKKR, encoded by the coding sequence ATGGAATCGTCTCTTGTAACATTTGTTATTGGAATTGTAGGGATAATTTCAGTTTTAAAAGTGTTTCTGACAAAAAGCAGAGCATTGAAACTCCCTATACTTTGCTGCATTAACTTCTGCATTGCCGCACTAATTGCACTCTACATAAAAAGTCCGATGGGTGCAATTGCCGCAGTTGTATACTTCATATCATCAACAGTATCCAGTAATGCGATAGCCCATACGCTTGGAGAACTCAACAAAATGGATGAATTTGAGAAGAAAAGGTGA
- a CDS encoding DUF2104 domain-containing protein: MNEVPFMLLYCAITFVVGSALGLSYSYKKYGKPYVEKTLDGVALILAVIGGLAFTVNAPISALFLAFPLGMRPGYGHSEFCLGLLIALIGYILLTIGLI, translated from the coding sequence ATGAACGAAGTTCCATTCATGCTACTTTATTGTGCAATTACATTTGTTGTCGGATCGGCCCTTGGATTGTCTTACAGCTACAAAAAATATGGAAAACCATACGTAGAAAAAACCCTCGACGGTGTTGCACTTATTTTAGCAGTTATTGGAGGGCTTGCATTTACAGTAAATGCACCCATATCGGCACTCTTCCTTGCATTTCCTCTTGGAATGAGGCCGGGATATGGGCATTCTGAATTCTGTCTTGGACTACTAATTGCACTTATTGGCTACATTTTACTAACGATTGGGCTAATCTAG
- a CDS encoding EhaG family protein, which translates to MDYVSLLFSRTVTVGLIVGIISLYSISRQKTDLNMILLTDLVEYGMLVIIAAIGSDLAEALILPGLVVGMAELLAVAEIFVSRNDLRKQGQKKKSKLLEEFTVKEIPDMDINFSKMEVLYTAPKFFAFVLVVYGAILSGFTGGAVMASGLLFYVLAKRVLGQKILPEDLKVSWEGISAFSGIAWAVWILGFIGFFLFPSKWPYFLIIAGFGLAIKVGSKLGLIGELFE; encoded by the coding sequence ATGGACTATGTAAGTTTATTATTCAGTAGAACCGTTACTGTCGGATTAATAGTTGGAATAATTTCGCTTTATTCTATTTCTCGCCAAAAAACAGATCTTAACATGATTTTGTTAACTGACCTTGTAGAATATGGAATGCTCGTAATTATTGCAGCAATTGGTTCAGACCTTGCAGAAGCACTTATCCTTCCAGGATTGGTTGTAGGTATGGCCGAATTATTGGCAGTTGCAGAAATATTTGTTTCAAGAAATGACTTAAGAAAACAGGGTCAAAAGAAAAAATCAAAACTCTTAGAAGAGTTTACAGTTAAAGAAATTCCAGACATGGACATAAACTTTAGTAAAATGGAAGTGCTATATACAGCTCCAAAATTCTTCGCATTTGTTCTCGTTGTTTACGGTGCAATATTGAGTGGATTTACAGGTGGGGCCGTTATGGCGAGCGGTCTTTTGTTTTACGTGCTGGCAAAAAGAGTACTTGGTCAGAAAATACTTCCAGAAGATTTAAAAGTATCTTGGGAAGGAATTTCAGCATTTTCAGGAATTGCATGGGCAGTTTGGATACTCGGGTTTATTGGATTTTTCTTATTCCCTTCAAAATGGCCATATTTCCTAATTATAGCCGGATTTGGACTTGCAATAAAAGTGGGCTCTAAACTCGGACTAATTGGAGAGTTGTTCGAATAA
- a CDS encoding DUF1959 domain-containing protein produces MLEEIDKNYENSSLEQKYNIIKGNRYIMEEAIVPISKALKMSMEEVVDVFVKTCDGVALYESHAYVEQAKMGCLGRKVDIDLGLCWIADFFGLISKQDADLIRKRVVEDTIIRKRPYKEALEEGRALTVKILKGEE; encoded by the coding sequence ATGCTAGAAGAAATTGATAAAAATTACGAAAATTCAAGTTTAGAACAAAAATACAACATAATAAAGGGTAATCGTTATATCATGGAAGAAGCGATTGTTCCAATTTCAAAAGCTCTCAAAATGTCAATGGAAGAAGTTGTCGATGTATTTGTAAAGACTTGTGATGGAGTAGCACTTTATGAATCTCACGCATACGTTGAACAGGCTAAAATGGGATGTCTTGGAAGAAAGGTAGATATTGATTTAGGTTTATGCTGGATAGCGGACTTTTTCGGATTGATATCGAAACAAGATGCCGATTTGATAAGAAAAAGGGTTGTTGAAGATACAATTATTAGAAAAAGGCCATACAAAGAAGCGCTTGAAGAAGGCCGTGCACTTACAGTCAAAATCCTGAAAGGCGAGGAATAG
- a CDS encoding helix-turn-helix transcriptional regulator, with protein sequence MYDKLKIIERAILLNPENIKVFREKLKITQSKLAEESGVSQSHLSMLEKGKREIGEAHAAAITLGMLKCSNFWDKENPVLYLLDVLSLTKLEGAIVDFIQDLTSKNDIFCKRYIEGHPVYIIDIKYFTEEIKKRLGVVDINEVDFFRGRMNIRGLHLDKKTVLIQLDCSDIRRLEHKVSNVLNNKTIIQIFPKEEVPPIYSIKKDCMIVHCW encoded by the coding sequence ATGTACGACAAATTAAAAATCATAGAAAGGGCAATTCTGCTCAATCCCGAAAATATAAAAGTTTTTCGTGAAAAGCTCAAGATAACCCAGTCCAAACTTGCTGAAGAAAGTGGGGTCAGTCAATCTCACCTGAGTATGCTTGAAAAAGGAAAACGGGAAATTGGGGAAGCACATGCTGCCGCAATAACTCTTGGAATGCTTAAATGCAGTAATTTTTGGGATAAAGAGAATCCTGTTTTATATTTATTAGACGTACTTTCGCTGACTAAACTTGAAGGTGCTATTGTCGATTTTATCCAGGATTTAACGTCAAAAAACGATATCTTCTGTAAAAGATATATTGAAGGACATCCTGTGTATATAATAGATATAAAATATTTTACTGAAGAAATCAAAAAACGCCTCGGTGTTGTAGATATTAATGAAGTTGATTTTTTCAGGGGCAGAATGAATATCAGAGGATTGCACCTCGATAAAAAAACCGTACTAATCCAATTAGACTGTTCAGATATTCGAAGACTCGAACATAAGGTATCAAATGTATTGAATAACAAGACAATAATTCAGATATTCCCAAAAGAGGAAGTTCCCCCAATATATTCTATAAAAAAAGACTGCATGATTGTACACTGCTGGTGA
- a CDS encoding GMP synthase subunit A, with protein MIVILNNGGQYVHRIQRSLKYLGVPAKIVPNSTTLEEITVNPEIKGIILSGGPDITKATNCENIALNSEIPVLGICLGHQLISKAYGGHVSRADSEEYASIKIYVKEENDLFKGVPSEFTAWASHMDEVKVTPECFEILAYSDICGVESIKHKEKSLYGVQFHPEVSHTEYGDVLLKNFCKKCGFEFEE; from the coding sequence ATGATCGTCATTTTAAACAACGGTGGACAGTACGTACACAGGATCCAGAGAAGCTTGAAATATCTTGGAGTACCTGCAAAAATAGTTCCAAATTCGACTACTCTTGAAGAAATTACTGTAAATCCCGAAATAAAAGGAATTATATTAAGCGGCGGACCAGATATTACAAAAGCTACAAACTGCGAAAATATTGCATTAAATTCAGAGATTCCAGTTCTTGGAATCTGCCTTGGCCACCAGTTAATTTCAAAAGCATATGGCGGACATGTTTCAAGGGCAGATTCAGAAGAATATGCAAGCATTAAAATTTATGTAAAAGAAGAAAACGATCTTTTCAAAGGTGTTCCAAGCGAATTTACTGCATGGGCGTCCCACATGGATGAAGTAAAAGTAACTCCGGAATGCTTTGAAATTTTAGCTTATTCCGACATTTGCGGAGTAGAATCAATAAAACATAAAGAAAAATCGCTTTATGGAGTTCAATTCCACCCTGAAGTGTCGCACACTGAATACGGGGATGTACTTTTGAAAAACTTCTGTAAAAAATGCGGATTTGAATTCGAAGAATAA
- a CDS encoding DUF2108 domain-containing protein, whose protein sequence is MEILPIVAAGCCILGGIGTIIHTHNINKIIMFALLESGLIGLIASFYYLDVAIISSVLEPVATLILLLGVLKYEFIIKNKKKYSTEVPVLTK, encoded by the coding sequence ATGGAAATTCTACCTATCGTTGCTGCAGGGTGCTGTATTCTTGGAGGAATAGGTACCATCATTCATACGCACAATATTAACAAGATCATCATGTTTGCACTTCTTGAAAGCGGACTTATCGGATTAATTGCTTCATTTTACTATCTAGATGTTGCAATTATTTCCTCAGTGTTAGAACCAGTTGCTACACTGATTTTGCTTTTGGGTGTGTTAAAATATGAATTTATAATTAAAAATAAGAAAAAATACAGTACAGAAGTCCCTGTACTTACCAAATAG
- a CDS encoding EhaE family protein yields the protein MDLVTLAMYVGYFLLILGTVGAVIGPLTKDPFKRFLNIEVPSVGVCLIFLAYNQTLALMTFLGVNAILTLVLVRAIIKNEELEE from the coding sequence ATGGATTTAGTTACCTTGGCAATGTATGTGGGCTACTTCTTACTCATATTGGGTACAGTCGGTGCAGTTATTGGACCATTAACAAAAGATCCATTTAAAAGATTTTTAAACATCGAAGTTCCCTCAGTTGGCGTTTGTTTAATATTTCTAGCATATAACCAGACTCTTGCACTTATGACCTTCCTCGGGGTAAATGCTATCCTTACACTTGTACTCGTGAGAGCGATCATCAAAAATGAGGAACTGGAGGAATAA
- a CDS encoding EhaF family protein: MKKLNEAWNYISKPSAVSRLFAGFICIVLFIGIFLPTEFTSDQLYPKDAIQNQVLKTPLAPYDRGGIPLTESADIKSQYPEYQSIRGQITAYLSPVAIAISENTMYFGTTIVSTPGGILDEILYYTRGFDTVLESLTLLLSFTIFGWLFLNRNRVK; this comes from the coding sequence ATGAAAAAGCTAAATGAAGCCTGGAATTATATTTCAAAACCCAGTGCAGTCTCCAGATTGTTTGCAGGATTTATTTGTATAGTTTTATTCATCGGTATATTCTTACCTACAGAATTTACAAGCGACCAGCTATATCCAAAAGATGCAATACAAAATCAGGTTTTAAAAACCCCTCTTGCACCATACGACAGAGGCGGAATTCCTTTAACCGAATCTGCAGATATAAAATCTCAGTATCCGGAATATCAGAGTATCAGGGGCCAAATTACTGCTTATCTATCCCCTGTTGCTATTGCAATAAGTGAAAATACCATGTACTTTGGTACAACGATCGTTTCAACCCCTGGTGGAATACTGGACGAAATATTATACTATACAAGAGGATTTGACACAGTTTTAGAGTCATTAACCTTGCTCCTCTCGTTCACAATATTTGGATGGCTATTCCTAAATAGGAATCGGGTGAAATAA
- a CDS encoding ZPR1 zinc finger domain-containing protein, with product MEKQCNVMDCPICGKEDSLKIITQELEIPYFGKVIETTIFCEACKYKKSDIFPIDVKEPKRYTLKVEDEYDLNKRVIRGSSGHISIPEFGFEVFPGPASEAYVSNVEGVLTRMEGAIKTLISWVESEDEKKKAEELIEKLEQVKLGKEKITLIIEDPLGHSAIIGDGVKEEVLSEEEINLLSDNTIIMDK from the coding sequence ATGGAAAAACAATGCAATGTTATGGACTGTCCAATATGTGGAAAAGAGGATTCTTTAAAAATTATAACTCAGGAACTCGAAATACCTTACTTTGGAAAAGTTATTGAAACCACTATTTTTTGTGAAGCATGTAAGTATAAAAAAAGCGATATATTCCCTATAGATGTAAAAGAGCCCAAAAGATACACTTTAAAAGTTGAAGACGAATATGATCTGAATAAGCGGGTCATAAGGGGGTCATCAGGCCACATTTCAATACCGGAATTTGGATTTGAGGTTTTCCCAGGTCCTGCATCAGAAGCATACGTTTCAAATGTTGAAGGAGTTTTAACTCGAATGGAAGGTGCGATTAAAACTTTAATTTCTTGGGTGGAAAGTGAAGACGAAAAGAAAAAAGCAGAAGAATTAATTGAAAAGTTAGAACAAGTAAAACTTGGAAAAGAAAAAATAACTTTAATTATCGAAGATCCACTTGGACACAGCGCAATAATTGGAGATGGCGTAAAAGAAGAAGTTTTAAGTGAAGAAGAGATAAATTTGTTGAGTGACAATACGATAATAATGGATAAATAA
- a CDS encoding nickel-dependent hydrogenase large subunit, protein MNVVPIGPIHPILKEPLRIKLLVEGENVKGAEIDMGYVHRGIERIMEGKHYLKCIHLSERVCGICSYIHTQSFAECIENMCKIEVPDKAKYLRVITCELERIHSHLIAAAVYNLTIEHETMGIWLLNVRETAMDLLELITGNRVNMGFNVVGGVRLDLNKEILDTIHKKIDEFEEDVKNIIEAFETGPLIAMRSKHIGKIGYKEIMKTRAAGPVARASGIPESDWRIRHETYQALNFKPDWRDEGDNYARMMVRHDEVLTSVELIRRALEQYTECSGIVRNKAEIRATEGEWYNEAHRGEVYYKIAITDGGLIKRIIIRTPTVMNLEAYKYMIKDCPTIADAVATYTSIDPCVSCTERTIQLKDLNNGKLSDYKF, encoded by the coding sequence ATGAATGTAGTACCGATTGGACCCATTCACCCGATATTGAAAGAACCTTTGCGAATAAAACTCCTCGTTGAAGGAGAAAACGTAAAAGGTGCTGAAATAGACATGGGTTACGTTCACAGGGGTATTGAACGGATTATGGAAGGAAAACATTATTTAAAATGCATACACCTTTCAGAAAGAGTTTGTGGAATTTGTTCGTACATTCACACCCAATCCTTTGCGGAATGTATCGAAAATATGTGTAAAATTGAAGTTCCAGATAAAGCAAAATATTTAAGAGTAATTACCTGTGAACTTGAGAGAATTCACAGCCACTTAATTGCAGCAGCAGTTTACAACCTTACAATCGAGCATGAAACTATGGGAATATGGCTGTTAAATGTAAGGGAAACTGCCATGGATTTACTCGAATTAATTACTGGAAACAGAGTAAACATGGGTTTTAACGTTGTTGGTGGAGTGAGACTCGATTTAAACAAAGAAATTTTAGATACAATTCACAAAAAAATTGATGAATTTGAAGAAGATGTGAAAAACATTATTGAAGCATTCGAAACTGGGCCTTTGATTGCAATGAGAAGTAAACATATTGGAAAAATCGGGTACAAGGAAATCATGAAAACACGTGCAGCAGGGCCTGTTGCAAGAGCTTCAGGAATTCCCGAAAGTGACTGGAGAATAAGACATGAAACTTACCAAGCATTGAATTTCAAGCCAGATTGGAGAGATGAAGGCGACAACTACGCAAGAATGATGGTAAGGCATGACGAAGTGCTAACGAGTGTTGAACTTATAAGGCGGGCCCTTGAACAGTATACAGAATGTTCGGGAATCGTCAGAAATAAAGCTGAAATTAGGGCAACTGAAGGAGAATGGTATAATGAAGCCCATAGAGGCGAAGTTTACTATAAAATTGCAATTACTGATGGCGGACTCATAAAAAGAATTATTATTCGAACTCCAACAGTAATGAACCTTGAAGCCTATAAATACATGATAAAAGACTGTCCAACAATTGCAGATGCAGTTGCCACATACACCTCAATAGACCCTTGTGTGTCATGCACAGAACGAACTATCCAATTAAAAGACTTAAATAACGGAAAATTGAGCGACTACAAATTCTAA
- a CDS encoding GTP-binding protein: protein MGIQEDIKKLEDELLHTQYNKATQKHVGILKAKLAKLRDEQQNPKGAGGSSGPSYAIRKTGDATVAFVGFPSVGKSTLLNKLTNANSEVGAYAFTTLTIIPGLMEHKGAKIQVLDAPGIISGASFGRGRGSEVLAAVRNVDLVMLVVDVFSPEHIPILEKELSNVGIRLDQEKPDVKIEKHDRGGLAINKTVNLTKMDEATIAAIVGEHRIHNAAILIREDISADQLIDVVLDSRSYIPTLVIVNKIDLADEANLKKTEAAIGDRPHVFVSGHKEINLEELKDKIFETLGFIKLYLKPQGGKADLEEPLIILKNSSVEDVCNRLHRDFVKNFRYALVWGDSAKHPGQRVGLDHILKDGDILTIVVKRSL, encoded by the coding sequence ATGGGAATACAAGAAGATATCAAGAAATTGGAAGACGAATTATTACATACTCAGTATAACAAAGCCACCCAAAAACACGTTGGAATATTAAAAGCAAAACTTGCCAAATTAAGGGATGAACAGCAAAACCCAAAAGGAGCAGGCGGATCGAGTGGACCTTCATATGCAATTAGAAAAACGGGAGATGCAACAGTTGCTTTCGTTGGATTTCCATCAGTTGGTAAGTCGACACTTTTGAATAAACTTACAAATGCAAATTCAGAAGTTGGAGCATATGCATTTACAACACTTACAATTATTCCTGGATTAATGGAACACAAAGGTGCTAAAATTCAGGTACTGGATGCACCAGGAATTATCTCTGGAGCTTCTTTTGGTAGGGGTAGGGGTAGCGAGGTTTTAGCTGCGGTTAGGAACGTAGACCTTGTAATGCTCGTTGTGGATGTATTTTCACCAGAACATATTCCAATCCTTGAAAAAGAGCTTTCGAATGTTGGTATCAGGCTCGACCAGGAAAAACCCGATGTAAAAATTGAGAAACACGATCGTGGTGGGCTTGCAATCAATAAAACTGTTAACTTAACAAAAATGGACGAAGCCACAATAGCTGCAATAGTTGGGGAACACAGAATCCACAATGCGGCTATTCTGATAAGGGAAGATATTAGTGCAGACCAGCTAATCGATGTTGTTTTGGATAGCCGGTCATACATCCCAACACTCGTTATTGTAAACAAGATCGATCTTGCAGATGAAGCAAACTTAAAAAAGACTGAAGCTGCAATTGGAGATAGACCACACGTATTTGTTTCAGGACATAAAGAAATTAACCTTGAAGAATTAAAAGACAAAATCTTTGAAACATTAGGATTTATAAAATTATACTTAAAACCTCAAGGCGGAAAAGCAGACCTTGAAGAACCATTAATTATCTTAAAAAATTCCAGTGTTGAAGATGTTTGTAACAGACTTCACAGGGATTTTGTTAAAAATTTCAGATACGCTCTCGTCTGGGGAGATTCTGCAAAACACCCTGGCCAAAGAGTAGGATTAGACCACATCTTAAAAGATGGAGATATATTGACGATCGTTGTTAAAAGATCACTTTAA
- the ehaA gene encoding energy-converting NiFe hydrogenase A subunit EhaA: MVLLTNYAVALVSSVVIGTILGMKLSFDMDSFEGSVLFPTPFVALGLTALIGYLITLDLVSSAIIGIFASVFSKFANKIFPGVTNDIN, from the coding sequence ATGGTTTTATTAACTAACTACGCAGTAGCCCTTGTTTCTTCAGTTGTGATTGGAACAATTCTTGGAATGAAACTGTCATTTGATATGGATTCCTTTGAGGGGTCCGTACTATTTCCAACCCCATTTGTAGCACTTGGTTTGACTGCGTTAATCGGCTACTTAATAACCCTAGACTTAGTTTCCAGTGCAATAATCGGAATTTTTGCGAGTGTTTTCTCAAAATTTGCAAACAAAATATTCCCAGGTGTTACTAATGATATTAATTGA
- the map gene encoding type II methionyl aminopeptidase, whose translation MVDKMDNSEEYNKIIEAGKIASQVRGEALKLVKPGAKLYDVAEFVENRIIELGAGVGFPCNISLNDIAAHYSPSHGDETVFSEEDVVKLDLGAHVDGFISDTAVTIDLSGKYSDLKKASEDALNTVIKEIVPGINVGEMGKIIQEVIESYGYRPISNLSGHVMHQYSLHSGVSIPNVYENTKDTIDVGDLVAIEPFATDGFGQVTDGKDVYIFKYLRSRPVRLPAARNLLRNVEQNHAYLPFSERDMAKIDAHYKAGLKALMMAGVLYGYPTLVEREHGIVSQSEHTVLITENGVEVTTK comes from the coding sequence ATGGTAGATAAAATGGATAATAGTGAAGAATATAATAAAATTATTGAAGCTGGAAAAATTGCATCACAAGTTCGGGGGGAAGCTTTAAAATTAGTAAAACCCGGTGCAAAACTCTATGATGTTGCAGAATTTGTAGAAAATCGAATAATAGAACTTGGAGCAGGCGTTGGATTCCCTTGCAATATTTCATTAAACGATATTGCCGCACACTACAGCCCTTCACACGGGGATGAAACCGTCTTTTCCGAAGAAGATGTTGTAAAGTTAGATCTTGGAGCTCATGTTGATGGATTTATTTCAGACACTGCTGTAACTATCGATTTATCAGGAAAATATTCTGACTTGAAAAAAGCTTCAGAAGATGCATTAAATACAGTAATTAAAGAAATTGTTCCAGGAATAAATGTTGGTGAAATGGGCAAAATAATTCAGGAAGTAATTGAAAGTTACGGTTACAGGCCAATTTCAAATCTTTCCGGACACGTTATGCACCAGTATTCACTCCACTCCGGAGTAAGTATTCCAAATGTTTATGAGAATACGAAAGATACTATCGATGTTGGCGACCTCGTTGCAATCGAACCTTTTGCAACAGACGGATTTGGACAAGTTACAGATGGAAAAGACGTATACATTTTTAAATATTTAAGATCAAGACCTGTAAGACTCCCTGCTGCTAGAAACCTATTAAGAAACGTTGAACAAAATCATGCATATTTACCATTTTCAGAAAGAGACATGGCAAAAATTGATGCGCATTATAAAGCCGGCCTAAAAGCTTTGATGATGGCAGGCGTGCTATACGGATACCCGACACTGGTCGAAAGAGAACATGGTATAGTATCCCAAAGTGAACATACCGTCTTAATTACCGAAAATGGTGTTGAAGTCACCACAAAATAA
- a CDS encoding respiratory chain complex I subunit 1 family protein: MFNGLMYAFYAFLVGGILLGLHRKIMARIQCRPGPPIIQYLIHTFKFYFKELTFPISAGNPLYVFVALMDIMVWMSALSIAVVFESSLLILIGLYIMQKIVEHGCGLSSGSPYGKVGGVRSVFSAAAEVPLFAAAGIVYTVTDSLMIGDIINYQAINGPLLFQLPICAFAVFVLVLSKAPFSPFAIVKGKDIVSGYITEHYGPLEAIIMIGDAMAWFVLLWLFMALFLGPLVIASPVLTLLGMFVLTVVISFICALTPLLAPNHSVMLQITIASLTLIDLAYRIIH; encoded by the coding sequence ATGTTTAACGGACTTATGTATGCATTTTATGCCTTTTTAGTTGGCGGAATTTTACTTGGTTTGCATAGAAAAATTATGGCTAGGATCCAATGTCGACCAGGACCCCCAATTATCCAGTATTTAATACATACATTCAAATTTTACTTTAAAGAACTAACGTTCCCAATTTCAGCAGGAAATCCATTGTACGTATTTGTAGCTTTAATGGATATTATGGTCTGGATGAGTGCACTATCGATTGCAGTTGTCTTTGAATCGTCATTGTTGATATTAATCGGACTCTACATCATGCAAAAGATTGTTGAACACGGTTGTGGACTGAGTAGCGGATCCCCATATGGAAAAGTTGGTGGTGTTAGAAGTGTTTTCTCAGCTGCTGCAGAAGTTCCGCTCTTTGCTGCTGCTGGAATAGTCTATACTGTAACCGATTCGTTGATGATTGGAGATATTATCAACTATCAGGCCATAAACGGGCCATTATTGTTCCAACTTCCAATATGTGCTTTTGCGGTGTTTGTACTGGTTCTTTCAAAAGCTCCTTTCAGCCCATTTGCGATAGTAAAAGGAAAAGATATCGTAAGCGGATACATTACCGAACACTACGGGCCCCTTGAAGCAATTATCATGATTGGAGATGCGATGGCATGGTTTGTATTACTATGGCTATTTATGGCATTATTTTTGGGTCCTTTGGTCATTGCAAGTCCAGTTTTGACATTGCTTGGAATGTTTGTATTAACAGTTGTTATTTCATTCATCTGCGCTTTGACCCCATTGCTTGCTCCAAATCATTCAGTAATGCTTCAAATTACCATTGCGTCACTTACGCTAATTGATCTGGCTTACAGAATCATCCACTAG
- a CDS encoding proton-conducting transporter membrane subunit, giving the protein MLVEYIAGNFHGIIPLGDIVFYLTDFSLIAFIIAMLFTAIVYVTKPEKQLEAQVHEFGDKFNYVTVEELKIRRFMSIVCGIATAFSMLTGDLFDFALFLAVIGITNIGIVSAVKKEWVLNAAFHYGIIAIISSLPLFGAAALILGKTGTLSIFELAKNGHELFYQKLLYAVGMIGETGVAPFYAAKAEMFRAPGAPYILMIHLSSLLVIVRTVEILLTIS; this is encoded by the coding sequence ATGCTCGTTGAATATATCGCAGGAAACTTTCACGGAATAATTCCTTTGGGAGATATTGTATTCTACCTAACAGACTTCTCGCTTATAGCATTCATTATAGCAATGCTTTTCACTGCTATAGTATACGTTACAAAACCTGAAAAACAGCTGGAAGCTCAGGTACATGAATTTGGTGACAAATTTAATTACGTGACAGTTGAAGAACTTAAAATAAGGAGATTCATGTCAATTGTCTGTGGTATTGCCACTGCATTTTCAATGCTAACTGGTGACCTCTTCGACTTTGCATTATTCCTTGCAGTAATAGGTATTACAAACATCGGAATTGTTTCAGCAGTTAAAAAAGAATGGGTCTTGAATGCAGCATTCCATTACGGAATTATCGCAATAATTTCGTCACTTCCATTATTTGGTGCTGCTGCACTGATTTTGGGAAAAACAGGAACTCTTTCAATATTTGAACTTGCGAAAAACGGTCATGAATTATTCTATCAAAAACTACTCTACGCAGTTGGAATGATTGGAGAAACTGGTGTTGCACCGTTTTATGCAGCAAAAGCGGAAATGTTCAGGGCTCCAGGGGCACCTTACATTCTGATGATACACCTTTCATCCCTTTTGGTTATCGTAAGAACCGTAGAAATTCTGCTTACAATATCTTAA
- a CDS encoding NADH-quinone oxidoreductase subunit B family protein, whose amino-acid sequence MIKDFVRKRSINVCLVNTGGCNGCDIEVVSCLAPKYDIEQYGIYVHNNPREADVLVVTGPVTGAWEKRLLEIYEKTPEPKIVIAVGACALSGGIFKEGHIHGPVDSVIPVDAKLPGCPPRPSEIISAVVAIAPDALAAKEKLLNQKLKEEKNKAKV is encoded by the coding sequence ATGATTAAAGATTTTGTAAGAAAACGATCAATTAACGTCTGTCTGGTGAATACCGGCGGTTGCAATGGTTGTGATATCGAAGTAGTATCTTGCCTTGCCCCAAAATATGATATCGAACAGTACGGAATTTATGTACACAACAATCCAAGAGAAGCTGATGTTTTAGTTGTAACGGGCCCTGTAACTGGAGCTTGGGAAAAAAGACTTCTTGAAATTTACGAAAAGACCCCAGAACCGAAAATAGTTATCGCGGTTGGTGCATGCGCACTTAGTGGCGGAATATTTAAAGAAGGGCATATTCACGGGCCTGTTGACAGTGTAATTCCAGTTGATGCAAAACTTCCAGGATGCCCTCCAAGGCCCTCAGAAATAATTTCTGCAGTAGTCGCAATTGCCCCAGATGCACTTGCTGCCAAAGAAAAATTGCTTAATCAAAAATTAAAAGAAGAAAAAAATAAAGCTAAAGTATAA